From Alienimonas californiensis, a single genomic window includes:
- a CDS encoding DUF1559 domain-containing protein: MSTLSVRNRSRRAGFTLIELLVVIAIIAILVSLLLPAVQQAREAARRSQCQNNLKQLGLAMHNYHSQYKMFPSGGTMLVEDGSAFLSLLPFLDEGALWQKLSNPIDTNGDGNIVWPGPDFVPFHKANDGNHPVWMAQLPVLLCPTDGAPTPNGATDRGKTNYAHNWGDNGSSPRDTNINNCRGMFVRGENLGIKDARDGTVNTLLFAEIGRNNGDRAFQGGYLMGVTMGTFSDNNGGYPEPGLCLQAAADPNTPGRYSTNLPSSVSHNTNRGDRWNENMLPYSAFTTILPPNGPSCDDTDAYSNGVYSAGSYHGGGIQGVMVDGSVQFISETIDVSRPAGVAATALPNAGPSPYGVWGALGTRSAGDSTEGGF, from the coding sequence ATGTCGACGCTTTCTGTCCGCAATCGCTCACGACGCGCGGGCTTCACGCTCATTGAGCTGTTGGTGGTGATCGCCATTATAGCGATCCTGGTCTCGCTGCTGCTGCCGGCCGTGCAGCAGGCGCGTGAGGCGGCCCGTCGGAGCCAGTGCCAGAACAACCTGAAGCAACTCGGGCTGGCGATGCACAATTATCACAGCCAGTACAAGATGTTCCCGTCCGGCGGAACGATGCTCGTGGAGGACGGCTCCGCGTTCCTCTCCCTGCTGCCGTTCCTGGACGAGGGGGCGCTGTGGCAGAAGCTCAGCAACCCGATCGATACGAACGGGGACGGGAACATCGTTTGGCCCGGGCCGGATTTCGTGCCCTTTCATAAGGCCAACGACGGCAACCACCCGGTCTGGATGGCGCAACTCCCTGTCCTGCTGTGCCCGACGGACGGGGCCCCGACGCCGAACGGCGCCACCGACCGGGGCAAAACGAACTACGCCCACAACTGGGGCGACAACGGCTCCAGCCCCAGAGACACGAACATCAATAACTGTCGGGGCATGTTCGTCCGCGGGGAGAACCTCGGCATCAAGGACGCCCGGGACGGGACGGTGAATACTTTGCTGTTCGCGGAGATCGGCCGGAACAACGGCGACCGGGCCTTCCAGGGCGGCTACCTGATGGGCGTCACCATGGGGACGTTCAGCGACAATAACGGCGGCTACCCCGAGCCGGGTCTGTGCCTCCAGGCCGCCGCCGACCCCAACACGCCCGGGCGTTACAGCACGAACCTCCCCAGCAGCGTGAGTCACAACACGAACCGCGGCGACCGCTGGAACGAGAACATGCTCCCGTACAGCGCCTTCACGACGATCCTGCCGCCGAACGGCCCCAGTTGCGACGATACCGACGCGTACTCGAACGGCGTGTACTCAGCCGGCAGCTACCACGGCGGCGGCATCCAGGGCGTGATGGTGGACGGCAGCGTGCAGTTCATCAGCGAAACCATCGACGTCTCCCGGCCGGCGGGCGTGGCGGCGACCGCGCTGCCCAACGCCGGGCCCAGTCCCTACGGCGTGTGGGGCGCCCTGGGCACTCGCAGCGCTGGCGACTCCACCGAGGGCGGGTTCTAA
- a CDS encoding DEAD/DEAH box helicase — protein MTDPSPPFAAAPEVAPPGGDGEAGDVAERGEPDALDRLLPGTAVQPRPYQARIVRQALAHLAGRHIDSGGVPSPAARSVLIESPTGSGKTVMGLLIAKLLQEEFGVKVGWAAMRRNLLSQTASENAAKGIGVDPLVTVSMFDKNPPPGIELLIVDEAQHDAAASMAHLHNQLRPRWILGLTATPYRTDKMKLCFDRVLRDAGIHQLIGDGYLSRYDHFSIPAHTPMGVAQAYLRNPDRWGKSIAFFRTRAECADLENQLTAGGVACETVTGDSDRDAQLARFQSGETRVLVNCMVLTEGFDSPDLQTVFCRDSAKGPTVQMCGRVFRTHPAVPFKQIVQSRSTKWPFPRIAGARRQYLWEPGGTADDLIPEDEPDPRSWEDCGWRSLTANPRINKVSARTRLAIAKTNVRLPEILRPAPRPFGR, from the coding sequence ATGACCGACCCGAGCCCGCCATTCGCCGCCGCCCCCGAGGTCGCACCGCCTGGCGGCGACGGCGAAGCGGGGGACGTTGCAGAGCGGGGCGAACCGGACGCCCTCGATCGCCTGTTGCCGGGCACGGCGGTGCAGCCGCGGCCCTATCAGGCCCGCATCGTGCGGCAGGCGCTCGCTCACCTCGCCGGCCGGCACATCGATAGCGGCGGCGTGCCGTCCCCCGCGGCTCGCAGCGTGCTGATCGAATCGCCCACCGGCAGCGGCAAGACGGTGATGGGACTTTTAATCGCCAAACTGCTCCAGGAGGAGTTCGGCGTGAAGGTCGGCTGGGCGGCGATGCGGCGGAACCTGCTGAGCCAGACCGCCTCGGAGAACGCGGCGAAGGGGATCGGCGTCGACCCGCTGGTCACCGTCAGCATGTTCGACAAAAACCCGCCGCCGGGGATTGAGCTTTTAATCGTCGACGAAGCCCAGCACGACGCCGCGGCCAGCATGGCGCATCTGCACAATCAATTGCGGCCGCGGTGGATTCTCGGCCTGACCGCCACGCCCTACCGCACGGACAAAATGAAGCTCTGCTTCGACCGCGTGCTGCGGGACGCCGGCATTCATCAATTGATCGGTGACGGCTACCTGAGCCGCTACGACCATTTTTCGATCCCCGCCCACACGCCGATGGGCGTCGCCCAGGCGTATCTCCGCAACCCGGACCGCTGGGGGAAAAGCATCGCCTTCTTCCGCACCCGGGCCGAGTGCGCCGATCTGGAGAACCAACTAACCGCCGGCGGAGTCGCCTGCGAAACGGTCACCGGCGACAGCGACCGCGACGCCCAGCTCGCCCGGTTTCAATCCGGCGAGACCCGCGTGCTGGTGAACTGCATGGTGCTGACGGAGGGTTTTGATAGTCCGGACCTCCAAACCGTGTTCTGCCGGGACAGCGCCAAGGGGCCGACGGTGCAGATGTGCGGCCGCGTGTTCCGCACGCACCCGGCCGTGCCGTTCAAGCAGATCGTGCAGAGCCGCAGCACGAAATGGCCCTTCCCCCGCATCGCCGGCGCCCGCCGGCAGTATTTATGGGAACCTGGCGGCACGGCGGACGATTTGATTCCCGAGGACGAACCCGATCCCCGTTCCTGGGAAGACTGCGGCTGGCGGAGCCTGACGGCGAACCCGCGCATCAATAAGGTCAGCGCCCGCACCCGGTTGGCGATCGCGAAGACGAACGTGCGCCTGCCGGAGATCCTCCGCCCGGCGCCGCGTCCGTTCGGGCGGTAA
- a CDS encoding DUF1559 domain-containing protein yields MRAGFTLIELLVVIAIIAILVSLLLPAVQQAREAARRSQCQNNLKQLGLAMHNYHSTYKVFPMGCGGTNNGTAHGAAGYKAVSTGLNMGVFPPLTPFLDETALWNQISKPYGQEYSGTTLVAADPQWPPFGGNGDSNYPPERHTLNVLMCPSDGPLFGTAADTNYAVNWGDNADGVGDSSRTKARGMFVYQASLGLRDARDGTVNTLLFAEIGRQQDRSYQGGLWRNASNYSTPEGCLAAANDPNNPGFYPAGTDYQQDRGGAWFRSHGHYSGFTTILPPNGPSCSGGTGIENDVNISAGSYHTGGVQVTMADGSVRFVSETIDATTTPALSTGTANVTSGRSPYGTWGALGTRAGGEVVDDF; encoded by the coding sequence TTGCGCGCCGGGTTCACGCTGATCGAACTGCTGGTGGTGATCGCGATTATCGCGATCCTGGTTTCCCTGCTGCTGCCCGCGGTGCAGCAGGCGCGGGAGGCGGCCCGGCGGAGCCAGTGTCAGAACAACCTGAAGCAACTCGGGTTGGCGATGCACAATTATCACAGCACCTACAAGGTGTTCCCGATGGGGTGCGGCGGAACCAACAACGGCACCGCCCATGGGGCGGCCGGCTATAAGGCGGTCAGCACCGGCCTGAACATGGGCGTCTTTCCCCCGCTGACGCCCTTCCTGGACGAAACGGCGCTCTGGAATCAGATCAGTAAACCGTACGGTCAGGAGTACAGCGGGACGACCCTCGTCGCCGCCGACCCGCAGTGGCCGCCGTTCGGGGGCAACGGCGACAGCAACTACCCGCCGGAGCGGCACACGCTGAACGTCTTAATGTGCCCCAGCGACGGCCCGCTGTTCGGCACCGCCGCGGACACCAACTACGCCGTCAACTGGGGCGACAACGCCGACGGCGTGGGCGACTCGAGCCGCACCAAGGCCCGGGGCATGTTTGTTTATCAGGCCAGTCTGGGACTGCGCGACGCCCGGGACGGCACCGTGAACACGCTGCTGTTCGCGGAGATCGGCCGGCAGCAGGACCGCAGCTACCAGGGCGGGCTGTGGAGAAACGCCTCGAATTATTCGACCCCCGAGGGCTGCCTCGCCGCCGCCAACGACCCCAACAACCCCGGCTTCTACCCGGCCGGCACGGACTACCAGCAGGACCGCGGCGGGGCTTGGTTCCGCTCTCACGGGCACTACTCCGGGTTCACCACGATCCTGCCCCCGAACGGCCCCAGCTGCTCCGGCGGAACCGGGATCGAGAACGACGTGAACATCTCCGCCGGCAGCTATCACACCGGCGGCGTGCAGGTCACGATGGCGGACGGCAGCGTGCGGTTCGTCTCGGAGACCATCGACGCCACCACGACCCCGGCCCTGTCGACCGGCACGGCGAACGTGACCAGCGGACGGAGCCCCTACGGCACCTGGGGCGCCCTCGGCACCCGGGCCGGCGGGGAAGTGGTCGACGACTTCTGA
- a CDS encoding DUF1559 domain-containing protein, with product MHRNCSRARAPRAGFTLIELLVVIAIIAILVSLLLPAVQQAREAARRSQCQNNLKQLGLAMHNYHSQHKMFAGMGMGDDRDLSPFVGLLPFLDEGALWEQVSNPQPVTFYTPGDTQRTDFGTNQAGVVRTAYPPFPNSGWGEYRVWDSQLNVLLCPSDGAPKPSPRSWGDTNYAANWGDNAAGVRDGDIRKCRGMFEEEALHGLKAARDGAVNTLLFAEIGRNNGDRAFQGGGLRNVAMGAFDDNGGGTAFGFSNPSLCVDAATDPNSPGRYPAGNADWDGNRGQDWQRNEAFDTGFTTILPPNGPSCTRDGNLNDNSVISAGSYHGGGIQAVMVDGSVQFISDTIDAGDDALPNPVAGPSPYGVWGALGTRSAGDSTEGAF from the coding sequence ATGCACCGAAACTGCTCCCGCGCCCGCGCGCCTCGCGCCGGGTTCACGCTAATCGAATTATTGGTGGTGATCGCAATTATTGCGATCCTGGTCTCCCTGCTATTGCCGGCGGTGCAGCAGGCCAGAGAAGCGGCCCGGCGGAGTCAGTGTCAGAACAACCTGAAGCAACTCGGGCTGGCGATGCACAATTATCACAGCCAGCACAAGATGTTCGCCGGGATGGGCATGGGAGACGACAGGGATCTCTCGCCGTTCGTAGGTCTGCTGCCCTTTCTGGACGAGGGGGCGTTGTGGGAGCAGGTGAGCAATCCGCAGCCGGTCACGTTTTATACTCCGGGCGACACCCAACGGACGGACTTCGGGACTAATCAGGCCGGAGTCGTGAGAACGGCGTATCCGCCGTTCCCGAACTCCGGTTGGGGCGAATATCGTGTGTGGGATTCGCAGTTGAACGTGCTGCTGTGCCCCTCCGACGGGGCTCCGAAGCCGTCCCCGAGGTCGTGGGGCGATACGAACTACGCGGCCAACTGGGGTGATAACGCCGCCGGCGTGCGGGACGGCGACATTCGCAAGTGCCGGGGGATGTTCGAAGAAGAAGCCTTGCACGGCCTGAAGGCCGCCCGCGACGGGGCGGTGAACACGCTGCTGTTCGCGGAGATCGGCCGGAACAACGGCGACCGGGCCTTCCAGGGCGGCGGCCTGCGAAACGTGGCGATGGGCGCCTTCGACGACAACGGGGGCGGGACGGCGTTCGGCTTCTCGAACCCGTCGCTGTGCGTGGACGCCGCGACCGACCCGAACAGCCCCGGCCGGTATCCCGCCGGCAACGCCGACTGGGACGGCAACCGCGGCCAGGATTGGCAGCGGAACGAGGCGTTCGACACCGGCTTCACCACGATCCTGCCGCCCAACGGCCCCAGTTGCACGCGGGACGGCAATCTCAACGATAACTCTGTGATTTCGGCCGGCAGCTATCACGGCGGCGGCATCCAGGCGGTGATGGTGGACGGCAGCGTGCAGTTCATCTCCGACACCATCGACGCCGGCGACGACGCTCTCCCCAACCCGGTCGCCGGGCCCAGTCCCTACGGCGTCTGGGGCGCCCTGGGCACCCGCAGCGCCGGCGACTCGACGGAGGGGGCGTTCTGA
- a CDS encoding DUF1559 domain-containing protein: MSNPSARRALRRGFTLIELLVVIAIIAILVSLLLPAVQQAREAARRSQCQNNLKQLGLAMHNYHSRHRMLPAGNVDERSFLVGLTPFLDEGALWQRISNPLDKNGNGTLESGDYRAFGVRVSDGGREHPNSTNYPPWQAQIGVLLCPSDGAIKDGGMTNYAANWGDNGTGVREDSTGRSGTTRGMFQGGGARNLGLKDARDGTVNTILLAEIGRNNGGREFQGGVARRVPGLTFTSDDVGYANPSVCVTAVSEPNTPGRYSTDTSKVPSLNTERGRNWADADGEDTGFTTILPPNGPSCSHDDTVWRNVIISAGSYHPGLVMAVMVDGSVQPISETIDAGSASAANPIAGPSPYGVWGALGTRNAGDSTEGAY, encoded by the coding sequence TTGTCAAACCCCTCGGCCCGTCGCGCGCTGCGTCGCGGGTTCACGCTGATCGAATTATTGGTGGTGATCGCGATTATCGCGATCCTGGTGTCCCTGCTGTTGCCGGCGGTGCAGCAGGCCCGCGAAGCGGCGCGGCGGAGTCAGTGTCAGAACAACCTGAAGCAACTCGGGCTGGCGATGCACAATTATCACAGCCGGCACAGGATGTTGCCCGCCGGCAATGTGGACGAGCGCTCCTTCCTCGTCGGCCTGACCCCGTTCCTGGACGAGGGCGCCCTCTGGCAGCGGATCAGCAATCCGCTCGATAAGAACGGCAACGGCACCTTGGAGAGCGGCGATTATCGCGCCTTCGGCGTGCGGGTCTCCGACGGCGGCCGCGAGCATCCGAACAGCACGAACTATCCCCCCTGGCAGGCGCAGATCGGCGTGCTGCTGTGCCCCAGCGACGGGGCCATAAAGGACGGCGGCATGACCAACTACGCCGCCAACTGGGGCGACAACGGCACCGGCGTGCGGGAAGACAGCACCGGCCGTAGCGGAACCACGCGCGGCATGTTCCAAGGCGGGGGGGCGCGGAACCTGGGTTTGAAGGACGCCCGGGACGGGACGGTCAATACGATCCTGCTCGCGGAGATCGGCCGGAACAACGGCGGACGCGAGTTTCAGGGCGGCGTGGCCCGAAGAGTGCCCGGACTGACGTTCACGAGCGACGACGTCGGCTACGCCAATCCGTCCGTCTGCGTCACCGCGGTGAGCGAACCGAACACCCCCGGCCGTTACTCCACCGACACCTCGAAGGTCCCGAGTCTGAACACCGAACGCGGCCGGAACTGGGCGGACGCCGACGGCGAGGATACCGGCTTCACCACCATCCTGCCGCCCAACGGCCCGAGCTGCTCGCATGACGACACCGTCTGGCGGAACGTGATTATTTCCGCCGGCAGCTACCACCCCGGTCTCGTGATGGCCGTGATGGTGGACGGCAGCGTGCAGCCCATCAGTGAGACGATCGACGCCGGCAGCGCCAGCGCCGCTAACCCGATTGCCGGCCCCAGTCCGTATGGGGTGTGGGGCGCGCTGGGCACCCGCAACGCCGGCGACTCCACCGAGGGGGCGTACTGA
- a CDS encoding alpha-amylase/4-alpha-glucanotransferase domain-containing protein: protein MGAPRLRLILCLHNHQPVGNFDGVFAAAFRDSYEPFLNEFEPFESLRIALHTSGSLLEWLEMNRPAYLRRVRDLVEAGRIEILGGPFYEPILAGIPRRDRIGQMTRYSHHLKSLFGQPIRGMWLPERVWEQQFAGDIAKSGLEYCVLDDGHLRAAGLRDEDLNGHFLTEDDGRLIALFPGDEHLRYLMPFRPPQETINYLKHIAAAREAAGAPQGSAVVFGDDGEKFGTWPGTQKAVYERGWLRKFFEALAENGDWLQTSTFSETLDAVPPAGEVSVPDCSYREMTEWALNTQRQTELHDLVEAKTPEADWSALKPYIRGGNWRNFRTKYPEAREMYARMTEVSARLEAFVQSVEGPDKAKLDQARTHLYKAQCNCSYWHGAFGGLYLPHLRNAVYDHLISADSILDELEGRTGRWCAVAAKDYDLDARKEVRLAGDKLIAYLKPSRGGICYELDVRGAGHNLLATLDRRPEPYHARILAHAANPQIAAAAHDSEESVSIHDLVHFKQPNLEQKLGYDLYPTKAFVDHFLEPGLTREEFRAGRGELSDCPTGVFETTLKRSAAAATVMMSRTARLARFAVRMHKTVTLAAGSNALSVRYQFSGLPAGRPVHFATAVHLAGLAGSAEDRYFYDAHGVRRGTLDTPLNLPSTNRVGLCDEWLGLDAALELGTASSGGPGGIWTHPVETVSGSEAGFESVFQSCAVVPHWEFLVPADGRWAVDLTLTCDASAAQAQALEKGLTKEAMRLRAA, encoded by the coding sequence GTGGGCGCACCGCGGCTGCGGCTGATTCTCTGCCTGCACAATCACCAGCCGGTCGGCAACTTCGACGGCGTGTTCGCCGCCGCCTTCCGCGACAGCTACGAACCGTTCCTGAACGAGTTCGAGCCGTTCGAGTCCCTGCGGATCGCCCTGCACACCTCCGGCAGTCTGCTGGAATGGCTGGAGATGAACCGCCCGGCCTACCTGCGGCGGGTGCGGGACCTGGTGGAAGCCGGCCGGATCGAAATCCTCGGCGGGCCGTTCTACGAACCGATCCTCGCCGGCATCCCCCGCCGCGACCGCATCGGGCAGATGACGCGGTACTCCCACCACCTGAAAAGCCTGTTCGGCCAGCCGATCCGCGGGATGTGGCTGCCGGAGCGCGTCTGGGAGCAGCAGTTCGCCGGGGACATCGCCAAGTCGGGGCTGGAATACTGCGTGCTGGACGACGGCCACCTGCGGGCCGCCGGCCTGCGGGACGAGGACCTCAACGGGCACTTCCTCACCGAGGACGACGGCCGCCTGATCGCCCTGTTCCCCGGCGACGAGCACCTGCGTTACCTGATGCCCTTCCGGCCGCCGCAGGAGACGATCAACTACCTCAAGCACATCGCCGCCGCCCGCGAGGCCGCCGGCGCCCCGCAGGGCTCCGCGGTGGTGTTCGGCGACGACGGCGAAAAGTTCGGCACCTGGCCCGGCACCCAGAAGGCCGTCTACGAACGCGGTTGGCTGCGGAAGTTCTTCGAAGCCCTCGCCGAGAACGGCGACTGGCTGCAGACCAGCACCTTCAGCGAAACCCTCGACGCGGTGCCCCCCGCCGGCGAGGTCAGCGTGCCGGACTGCTCCTACCGAGAAATGACCGAGTGGGCGCTGAACACCCAGCGCCAGACCGAACTGCACGACCTCGTCGAGGCGAAAACGCCCGAGGCCGATTGGAGTGCCCTGAAACCCTACATCCGCGGCGGAAACTGGCGGAACTTCCGCACGAAGTACCCCGAGGCCCGGGAGATGTACGCCCGGATGACGGAGGTCTCCGCCCGGCTCGAGGCCTTCGTGCAAAGCGTCGAGGGACCGGACAAGGCGAAGCTCGATCAGGCCCGCACGCACCTTTATAAAGCGCAGTGCAACTGTTCTTACTGGCACGGGGCGTTCGGCGGGCTGTATCTCCCCCACCTGCGGAACGCGGTTTACGATCACCTGATCTCCGCCGACAGCATTCTTGATGAATTAGAAGGCCGCACCGGCCGGTGGTGCGCGGTCGCGGCGAAGGACTACGACCTGGACGCCCGCAAAGAGGTCCGGCTGGCCGGCGACAAGCTGATCGCCTACCTCAAGCCCAGCCGCGGCGGGATCTGCTACGAACTGGACGTCCGCGGCGCCGGGCACAACCTGCTGGCGACGCTGGACCGCCGGCCGGAGCCCTATCACGCCCGCATCCTCGCTCACGCCGCCAACCCGCAGATCGCGGCCGCGGCCCACGACAGCGAGGAAAGCGTCTCCATTCACGACTTGGTCCACTTCAAGCAGCCGAACCTCGAGCAGAAGCTCGGCTACGACCTGTACCCGACCAAGGCGTTCGTGGATCACTTCCTCGAACCGGGCCTGACCCGCGAGGAGTTCCGGGCCGGCCGCGGGGAGCTGTCCGACTGCCCCACTGGCGTGTTCGAGACGACGCTGAAGCGCTCCGCCGCCGCCGCCACGGTGATGATGAGCCGCACCGCCCGGTTGGCCCGGTTCGCGGTGCGGATGCACAAGACGGTCACGCTGGCGGCGGGCTCGAACGCCCTGTCGGTCCGCTACCAGTTCAGCGGCCTGCCCGCCGGGCGGCCGGTGCATTTCGCCACCGCCGTGCACCTGGCCGGCCTCGCCGGCAGCGCGGAGGACCGCTACTTCTACGACGCACACGGCGTCCGCCGCGGCACGCTCGACACCCCGCTCAACCTGCCCTCTACCAACCGCGTGGGCCTGTGCGACGAGTGGCTGGGCCTCGACGCCGCCTTGGAGCTGGGCACCGCCAGCAGCGGCGGCCCCGGCGGGATCTGGACCCACCCGGTCGAAACCGTCTCCGGCAGCGAAGCCGGCTTCGAGAGCGTCTTCCAAAGCTGTGCCGTCGTGCCGCACTGGGAGTTCCTCGTCCCCGCCGACGGCCGCTGGGCGGTGGATCTGACCCTCACCTGCGACGCCAGCGCCGCCCAGGCCCAAGCCCTCGAGAAGGGCCTGACGAAAGAGGCGATGCGGCTCCGCGCCGCCTGA
- a CDS encoding VOC family protein, whose protein sequence is MPGSNTINYLELPMADSAATRAFYEAAFGWSFTEYGPDYLAFAGAGLDGGFDGARPVGEPGAGPLPVLYHADLAAAQSAVEDAGGTIAKPIYAFPGGRRFHFTDPTGNELAVWSE, encoded by the coding sequence ATGCCCGGCTCCAACACGATCAACTACCTCGAACTGCCCATGGCGGACTCGGCGGCGACGCGGGCGTTCTACGAGGCGGCGTTCGGCTGGAGCTTCACGGAATACGGCCCGGACTACCTCGCCTTCGCCGGCGCCGGGCTGGACGGCGGTTTCGACGGCGCCCGCCCGGTCGGCGAGCCGGGCGCCGGGCCGTTGCCGGTGCTCTACCACGCCGACCTTGCCGCCGCCCAGTCCGCCGTCGAGGACGCCGGCGGGACGATCGCGAAGCCGATCTACGCCTTCCCCGGCGGTCGCCGTTTTCACTTCACCGACCCCACCGGCAACGAACTGGCCGTCTGGAGCGAGTGA
- a CDS encoding DUF1559 domain-containing protein, translated as MTRSNFRARRAGFTLIELLVVIAIIAILVSLLLPAVQQAREAARRSQCQNNLKQLGLAMHNYHSQHKRFPSGGLGYSNATSPFVALLPFLDEGTLWRQVSGTVNRTKTGGVPNYTDGGHTPATTYPPFPSPWNGDYPVWVSQPNVLLCPTDGAPRPSANDWGETNYAINWGDNTGGTRTGDINRCRGMFMQGKDKGLGIKDARDGTVNTLLFAEIGRNNGDRAYQGGYLKDVTGVSPDGSNNYANPAACIAAATSPNSPGRYPVDAALTGSSGYGTGRGDRWIHYDTYFTGFNAILPPNGPNCTHDDGPWDQVIMSAGSYHGGGVQAVMADGSVQFISDTIDAGNSSAPNVLSGESPYGVWGALATRSAGDSTEGAY; from the coding sequence ATGACTCGTTCGAATTTTCGCGCACGACGCGCCGGCTTCACGCTGATCGAATTATTGGTGGTGATCGCGATCATCGCGATCCTGGTCTCCCTGCTGCTGCCGGCGGTGCAGCAGGCGCGTGAGGCGGCCCGTCGGAGCCAGTGCCAGAACAACCTGAAGCAACTCGGGCTGGCGATGCACAATTATCACAGCCAGCACAAGCGGTTCCCGTCCGGCGGGCTGGGCTACAGCAACGCCACCTCGCCGTTCGTGGCCCTGCTGCCTTTCCTGGACGAGGGCACCCTGTGGCGGCAGGTCAGCGGCACGGTTAATCGGACGAAGACGGGCGGCGTGCCGAACTACACCGACGGCGGCCACACCCCCGCGACGACCTACCCCCCGTTCCCCTCGCCCTGGAACGGCGACTACCCGGTTTGGGTCTCGCAGCCCAACGTGCTGCTGTGCCCGACCGATGGCGCCCCGAGGCCCAGCGCCAACGATTGGGGCGAAACGAATTACGCGATCAACTGGGGCGACAACACCGGCGGCACGCGGACCGGCGATATCAACCGTTGCCGCGGCATGTTCATGCAGGGGAAGGACAAGGGTCTGGGCATCAAAGACGCCCGGGACGGGACGGTGAATACTTTGCTGTTCGCGGAGATCGGCCGGAACAACGGCGACCGGGCCTATCAGGGCGGCTATCTGAAAGACGTGACTGGCGTTTCGCCCGACGGCAGCAACAATTACGCCAATCCGGCCGCCTGCATCGCCGCTGCCACAAGCCCCAACAGCCCCGGGCGCTACCCCGTCGACGCTGCCCTGACCGGCAGCAGCGGCTACGGCACCGGCCGCGGCGATCGCTGGATTCACTACGACACCTACTTCACGGGGTTCAACGCGATCCTGCCGCCCAACGGCCCGAACTGCACGCATGATGACGGTCCCTGGGATCAGGTGATCATGTCCGCCGGCAGTTACCACGGCGGCGGCGTGCAGGCGGTGATGGCCGACGGCAGCGTCCAGTTCATCTCCGATACGATCGACGCCGGCAACAGCAGCGCTCCGAACGTCCTGTCCGGCGAAAGCCCGTACGGCGTGTGGGGCGCATTGGCGACCCGCAGCGCCGGCGACTCCACCGAGGGCGCGTATTAA
- a CDS encoding NAD(P)/FAD-dependent oxidoreductase, whose translation MADSAPSPSAGPAADRKRVAVVGGGMAGLTCAKVLHEGGADVTVFEQSDGVGGRVRTDGYQGFKLDRGFQVHLTAYPEAKRHLDYSQLDLHPFRPGALVFHKGKLRRMDDPWRGWNKPLRVMKTAALGVGSPLDKLKVGGLRASALSGSIDKLFHLPERTTLAALRDNAGLSDEMIDGFLRPFLAGVFLEQELTTSNRFFYFVFRMFGEGQATLPGGGMGSVPKQLADRLPYGAVRLRRTVTAVTKTSVTVEGSEPQPFDAVVLAAGGEATKALGVALDRPAPTKWHGTTCVYFTADRAPVNEPILILNGDGPQAGQGGGGPINNLSFLSRVCPTYASGGKELISVNVVGAAGETPKLVEAIRKQATVWFGRQAERWEHLKTIAIPKALPAYDPPTTPPTEIPATTADGFYVCGDWRTDPSVNGAMASGRRAAEAVLAVG comes from the coding sequence ATGGCCGACTCCGCCCCCTCCCCCAGCGCCGGTCCCGCGGCGGATCGCAAACGGGTCGCCGTCGTCGGCGGCGGGATGGCCGGGCTGACCTGCGCGAAGGTCCTGCACGAGGGCGGCGCCGACGTGACCGTCTTTGAACAGTCTGACGGCGTCGGCGGTCGAGTGCGGACCGACGGCTATCAGGGCTTCAAGCTGGACCGCGGCTTTCAGGTGCACCTGACCGCGTACCCGGAGGCGAAGCGGCACCTGGATTATTCCCAGCTCGATCTGCACCCCTTCCGGCCGGGGGCGCTGGTGTTTCACAAGGGCAAGCTGCGGCGGATGGACGACCCGTGGCGGGGCTGGAACAAGCCGCTGCGGGTGATGAAGACGGCGGCGCTGGGCGTGGGCTCCCCGCTGGACAAGCTGAAGGTCGGCGGCCTGCGGGCCTCGGCGCTGTCCGGGTCGATCGACAAGCTGTTCCACCTGCCGGAACGCACCACGCTGGCGGCCCTGCGGGACAACGCCGGGCTGTCCGACGAGATGATCGACGGCTTCCTGCGGCCGTTCCTCGCCGGGGTGTTCCTCGAACAGGAACTGACCACCAGCAACCGGTTCTTCTACTTCGTGTTCCGCATGTTCGGCGAGGGCCAGGCGACACTGCCCGGCGGCGGGATGGGCTCCGTGCCGAAGCAGCTCGCCGACCGCCTGCCCTACGGCGCCGTGCGGCTGCGGCGGACGGTGACGGCCGTGACGAAGACCTCCGTGACGGTGGAGGGTTCCGAACCGCAGCCCTTCGACGCGGTCGTCCTCGCCGCCGGCGGCGAGGCGACGAAGGCGCTGGGCGTCGCACTGGACCGCCCCGCCCCGACGAAATGGCACGGCACGACCTGCGTCTACTTCACCGCGGACCGGGCGCCGGTGAACGAGCCGATCCTGATCCTCAACGGCGACGGCCCGCAGGCGGGCCAGGGCGGCGGCGGGCCGATCAACAACCTGTCGTTCCTCTCCCGCGTCTGCCCGACCTACGCCAGCGGGGGGAAGGAGTTGATCTCCGTGAACGTCGTCGGCGCGGCCGGGGAGACCCCGAAGCTGGTCGAGGCGATCCGCAAACAGGCGACCGTCTGGTTCGGCCGGCAGGCGGAGCGTTGGGAGCACCTGAAGACGATCGCGATCCCCAAGGCCCTGCCCGCCTACGACCCGCCGACCACCCCGCCGACGGAGATCCCCGCGACGACGGCGGACGGGTTCTACGTCTGCGGCGACTGGCGTACCGACCCCAGCGTCAACGGCGCCATGGCCAGCGGCCGCCGCGCCGCGGAGGCGGTGTTGGCGGTAGGGTGA